A region from the Lentisphaera profundi genome encodes:
- a CDS encoding protein kinase domain-containing protein, with product MTEHVQVLSGTEIDQRLNIDLLSVAKQNSQNHRTLSSQVALADPIQSNVQKYQSLITCSNCEASTSFQITELFEKVQCPHCHLKFRVPIETNLFIYDKHIYESDFINIFRAQNKKADINCDVVVYEKTHAAPPLEELKDIFTFYASIEIKDFLSPLHCTEDDSAYYISRENSPYRMNHYLAEFGKLPKDQVAFILHKVCKTAHFLAKKRCFGAFLPSDVMLELDGTVKLADYSIRELILSSIGLHSTIANSSLAPELISSKDHDEASSVYSLAILAITFLTGKPPFTQKDPLAIEIERAQFIETFDNKKLPSFLKIMLDPDPLNRPNFSKSGEFFKRLHRKNKSA from the coding sequence ATGACTGAACACGTACAAGTACTGTCAGGCACCGAAATAGACCAAAGGCTAAATATAGATCTGCTATCTGTAGCAAAACAGAACTCGCAAAATCATAGAACTCTTTCTAGTCAGGTAGCGCTTGCAGATCCTATTCAAAGCAATGTCCAAAAATACCAAAGTCTTATCACCTGCTCTAATTGTGAAGCTAGTACATCATTCCAAATCACGGAACTATTTGAAAAAGTTCAATGTCCCCATTGCCACCTAAAATTTCGTGTACCTATTGAAACAAACTTATTTATTTATGATAAGCATATTTATGAGAGTGACTTCATTAATATTTTTCGCGCTCAAAATAAAAAAGCTGATATCAATTGTGATGTCGTTGTTTACGAAAAAACCCATGCTGCTCCGCCTTTAGAAGAACTCAAAGACATCTTTACTTTTTACGCTTCAATTGAGATCAAGGATTTCCTTTCCCCCCTTCATTGTACTGAAGATGATTCCGCCTACTATATTTCAAGAGAAAATTCACCTTACAGAATGAATCACTACCTTGCCGAATTTGGAAAGCTACCTAAAGATCAAGTCGCTTTCATTCTCCATAAAGTATGTAAAACTGCTCATTTCCTAGCGAAAAAACGTTGCTTTGGAGCCTTTCTACCTTCAGATGTTATGCTGGAACTCGATGGCACCGTCAAATTAGCCGATTATAGCATTAGAGAACTTATCCTCTCTAGTATTGGACTTCATTCGACTATCGCTAACTCGAGCCTCGCTCCTGAGCTCATTTCAAGCAAAGACCATGACGAAGCGAGTTCCGTTTACTCTTTGGCCATTTTGGCCATTACTTTCCTTACTGGGAAGCCGCCTTTTACGCAAAAAGATCCATTAGCAATTGAAATCGAAAGAGCTCAATTCATCGAAACTTTTGACAATAAAAAACTGCCTTCCTTCCTTAAAATCATGTTGGACCCTGATCCCCTCAATCGACCCAATTTTTCCAAGTCGGGCGAATTCTTCAAACGCCTTCATCGAAAAAATAAATCTGCTTAA
- a CDS encoding PQQ-binding-like beta-propeller repeat protein — protein MHLISHTLLFLIISLSSFADDWPQWRADAGHRASAKEALPAGLKPDWALQFNKRQQVWDDALNWDLMTYDRAFEPIAKDGRLYLAFNDRDKIVAYDIKSGKQLWQFFAGGPVRLAPAAWGDNIYLVSDDGYLYCLDAASGELNWKFRGAPSARKALGNKRVVSAWPARGGVVVKDGQVFFTASIWPFMGTYFYCLDAKSGKVIWLNDGTSFNYIKQPHNTFAFAGIAPQGVLAVSGDKLVIPGGRSIPAVYDAKSGKELFFNHAASKKGVGGSSVFADDEYFYVHTRLLGVRAHDLKKGKEIALSLQEPILEGDTLYTYFDGQLHCLDRKNFFAPKTGDPGYKISFPAVKKMRYIKLRGTELKDGYFGIADLNIMIDGIPMDKAHWHEKSVSSSEGRQKVGYAFDKSSKTYWLSKKEKSVPELSISLGTWYDFDNLHFLPPTGKRDKGKPEAIEVYVSNNKKDWKKVFAGELNKKTWVKGKAKKSKKWSVKLPAVSDMIKTGNTIYAATAEGIYVLDCIQQKVITKLATQDEIVRLIAASDRLVAVSLEGRITVYSNQTAKFRQVKNKFASVRPAALAVTRATSLVKMAADDKAYAMLVGPSSLDEITALLKASQMQLLVLGVPLAKLNDWRSQLDAAGLYGKRVSIFSENLDEFKAPSYIFQLIALGANFTDTTTEWKALWSSLRPYGGVLALGKHSSKAALKLPQAQLKQYKGEKFVLKQGALPGSADWTHMYGDMANTVKSDDKLIKLPLGVLWFGGNSNLEVLPRHGHGPPEQVVGGRLVIEGMDMISARDVYTGRPLWKKKFKNLGNYGVYFDKTYKDTPLSTAYNQVHIPGAGGRGTNYVALADKVYVLEGDTCHIIDAATGRDLKDVHIPKNEQGDEQAWAFLGLEQEFLIGGTGFANYTKKAPVKKMNSWVQNVDLSGSNGLAVFDRHSGEKLWQVKANYSFLHNCIVAGEGKIYLLDRLPSTFESKLKRRGKSLPDQYRLLCLDLKTGKELWSNTEGIFGTWLGYSKQHDVLIQGTSKARDRSNMEAAMGMVAYQGGNGKVLWQDLKRKYAGPMMIHNETIITNVEGGKLSAGAYDLKTGKSRLVKNAVSGKMEPWKFTRTYGCNTAIASENLLTFRSGAAGFYDLTTFTGTGNFGGFKSSCTSNLVVANGVLNAPDYTRTCSCAYQNQTSLGMVHMPELDYWVKSRPGLELSSNQQVEQLGINFGAPGDRMDAKGLFWVNYPSTDESSTKLFSIAGDKLAYHRSASLSGGLSWVKNNSIEGLNEFKIKLSAKKYKLRLYFPKVEASTFHVEVNGKRVLENFSPFSSTQYKEFSIAGGETKIKLIPVKGRTHISGISFHAGE, from the coding sequence ATGCATCTAATTTCCCATACTCTATTGTTCTTAATTATTTCTCTTTCAAGTTTTGCTGATGATTGGCCTCAGTGGCGCGCAGACGCGGGTCATCGCGCTAGTGCTAAGGAAGCTTTACCTGCAGGTCTAAAGCCCGATTGGGCTTTGCAGTTTAATAAACGTCAGCAGGTATGGGATGATGCACTGAATTGGGACCTAATGACTTACGATCGTGCTTTCGAGCCAATAGCTAAGGATGGCCGACTCTATTTGGCTTTTAATGATCGCGATAAAATTGTTGCTTATGATATCAAGAGTGGTAAACAGCTCTGGCAATTTTTTGCTGGAGGTCCAGTGCGTTTGGCCCCCGCAGCTTGGGGAGATAATATTTATCTCGTTTCTGATGATGGTTACCTCTACTGCCTAGATGCGGCGAGTGGCGAGTTAAATTGGAAATTTCGTGGTGCACCTTCGGCCCGCAAAGCGCTAGGGAATAAGCGTGTAGTATCCGCTTGGCCGGCCCGTGGCGGTGTGGTAGTGAAAGATGGTCAGGTTTTTTTTACGGCGAGTATATGGCCTTTTATGGGGACTTATTTTTATTGCCTCGATGCTAAGAGTGGCAAGGTGATTTGGCTCAATGATGGTACGAGCTTCAACTACATTAAACAGCCGCACAACACCTTTGCCTTTGCCGGTATTGCACCCCAGGGAGTGCTGGCAGTCTCTGGTGACAAACTCGTTATTCCTGGAGGTCGTTCGATTCCAGCAGTTTATGATGCGAAGAGCGGAAAAGAACTCTTTTTTAATCACGCTGCAAGTAAGAAAGGCGTGGGCGGAAGCTCAGTTTTTGCCGATGATGAGTATTTCTATGTTCATACTCGCCTGCTCGGAGTTCGTGCTCATGATTTGAAAAAAGGCAAGGAAATTGCACTGTCTTTACAGGAACCAATTCTCGAGGGTGATACGCTCTATACATATTTCGATGGTCAGCTCCATTGCCTTGATCGCAAAAACTTTTTTGCGCCAAAAACTGGGGATCCGGGTTATAAAATAAGTTTCCCCGCGGTGAAGAAAATGCGCTATATAAAGCTGCGTGGAACTGAGCTAAAGGATGGTTACTTTGGTATTGCCGATCTAAATATTATGATTGACGGTATTCCCATGGATAAGGCTCATTGGCATGAGAAATCGGTTAGCTCCAGCGAAGGAAGACAGAAAGTGGGCTATGCCTTCGACAAGAGCTCAAAAACTTACTGGCTGAGTAAAAAGGAAAAATCAGTTCCCGAGTTAAGCATATCTCTCGGTACTTGGTATGATTTTGATAATTTACATTTTCTGCCACCTACGGGAAAAAGGGACAAAGGAAAGCCTGAGGCGATTGAAGTCTATGTCTCGAATAACAAAAAGGACTGGAAGAAGGTTTTTGCTGGTGAACTGAATAAGAAGACCTGGGTAAAAGGGAAGGCCAAAAAATCGAAGAAATGGAGCGTGAAGCTGCCAGCCGTCAGCGATATGATAAAAACGGGAAATACAATTTATGCGGCTACGGCCGAGGGTATCTATGTGCTTGATTGTATTCAGCAAAAAGTAATCACTAAGTTAGCTACGCAAGACGAAATTGTGCGTCTAATAGCAGCTTCAGATCGACTCGTTGCAGTCAGTCTCGAGGGCAGAATTACGGTTTACTCAAATCAAACAGCTAAGTTTCGCCAAGTCAAGAATAAGTTTGCATCAGTTAGGCCGGCAGCGCTTGCAGTGACACGCGCCACAAGTCTTGTTAAAATGGCGGCTGATGATAAGGCCTATGCAATGTTAGTTGGACCCTCTTCACTAGATGAAATCACGGCCTTGCTCAAAGCCTCTCAGATGCAGCTTTTGGTATTGGGGGTTCCTTTAGCTAAGCTGAATGATTGGCGAAGCCAGTTGGATGCGGCCGGACTCTATGGCAAACGGGTCAGTATCTTTTCTGAAAACCTCGATGAATTCAAAGCTCCTTCCTATATTTTTCAATTGATTGCGCTCGGCGCAAATTTCACAGATACCACTACTGAATGGAAAGCGCTGTGGAGCTCCTTACGCCCCTATGGCGGAGTGCTCGCTTTGGGTAAGCATTCATCTAAAGCGGCACTGAAGTTACCTCAAGCTCAGTTGAAACAATACAAGGGCGAAAAGTTCGTGCTTAAGCAAGGAGCCTTACCTGGCAGTGCCGATTGGACTCATATGTACGGCGACATGGCTAATACAGTGAAATCCGACGATAAGTTGATTAAGCTGCCCTTGGGAGTGCTCTGGTTTGGTGGCAACTCGAACCTAGAAGTTTTACCGCGTCATGGACACGGTCCCCCAGAGCAGGTCGTAGGAGGACGCCTCGTGATAGAGGGCATGGATATGATCTCGGCGCGTGATGTTTATACCGGCCGACCTTTGTGGAAAAAGAAATTCAAGAACCTTGGAAACTACGGTGTTTACTTTGATAAGACTTATAAAGATACACCCCTAAGTACTGCGTATAATCAGGTGCATATTCCCGGTGCCGGTGGCCGCGGAACCAACTATGTTGCCTTAGCGGACAAAGTTTATGTACTCGAGGGTGATACCTGCCATATCATTGATGCCGCCACGGGGCGCGATCTCAAGGACGTACATATTCCAAAAAACGAGCAGGGTGATGAGCAGGCCTGGGCCTTCCTAGGTCTGGAGCAGGAATTTCTAATTGGAGGAACCGGCTTTGCGAATTATACCAAGAAGGCTCCAGTTAAAAAAATGAATTCTTGGGTTCAGAACGTTGATCTTTCGGGCTCCAATGGACTCGCAGTTTTTGATCGTCATAGTGGAGAAAAGCTATGGCAAGTGAAGGCGAATTATAGTTTTTTACACAACTGTATTGTGGCGGGTGAGGGAAAGATTTATCTACTCGATCGCCTCCCTTCGACTTTCGAGTCAAAACTCAAACGTCGTGGAAAATCACTTCCTGATCAGTACCGTTTGCTCTGTCTAGATCTGAAAACGGGCAAGGAACTCTGGTCAAATACAGAAGGTATTTTTGGGACATGGCTCGGTTATTCCAAGCAGCACGACGTTCTTATACAGGGAACATCCAAAGCAAGGGATCGTAGTAATATGGAGGCAGCCATGGGCATGGTCGCTTATCAGGGTGGAAATGGGAAGGTTTTGTGGCAGGATCTTAAACGCAAATATGCGGGACCGATGATGATTCATAATGAGACCATTATTACCAACGTCGAGGGTGGTAAACTTTCTGCAGGTGCTTACGATCTGAAGACTGGTAAGTCACGTCTAGTAAAGAATGCGGTCTCGGGTAAAATGGAACCTTGGAAATTTACGCGTACTTATGGTTGTAATACGGCAATTGCTTCTGAGAATTTACTTACTTTTCGCTCCGGTGCAGCCGGTTTTTACGACCTCACTACTTTCACTGGGACCGGTAATTTTGGGGGCTTTAAATCTAGTTGTACGTCTAATTTAGTGGTCGCAAATGGCGTGCTCAATGCACCGGATTATACTCGTACCTGTAGTTGCGCTTATCAGAATCAGACTTCACTTGGCATGGTACACATGCCCGAACTCGATTATTGGGTGAAGTCACGACCAGGACTCGAACTCTCGAGTAATCAGCAGGTCGAGCAGTTGGGGATCAATTTTGGAGCACCAGGTGATCGCATGGATGCCAAGGGTCTCTTCTGGGTGAATTACCCCTCCACAGATGAGAGCTCAACCAAGCTCTTCTCGATTGCAGGCGATAAACTTGCTTATCATCGCAGTGCCTCGCTCAGTGGTGGACTTAGTTGGGTGAAGAATAACTCGATTGAAGGATTGAATGAATTCAAGATTAAGCTCAGTGCCAAAAAGTATAAACTACGCCTTTATTTCCCCAAAGTGGAAGCTTCTACTTTTCACGTGGAAGTGAATGGCAAGCGCGTATTGGAGAATTTCAGTCCTTTCTCAAGTACTCAGTATAAGGAATTTTCTATTGCAGGTGGCGAGACTAAAATCAAGCTCATCCCAGTTAAGGGAAGGACTCATATAAGTGGAATTTCTTTCCACGCAGGAGAATAA
- a CDS encoding tetratricopeptide repeat protein: protein MKYLFYLFSLSLLALEPSVPREQSRQYQDIIELIAKEPKKALDKLQAMEPSRSPVFDYLQGSLYLDQKNQKLAISSFLTAIKKLPEFTRAHKALAHIYLQENNNTLALKHLSAVIRQAAADLNTWKNIAYIHMSLENWQAAWFAFENVRLFDPENKEINKYFLDIRMHQENYADALIIAREILDKNPQNRNVWLSYISCLNQVDKSEEALMNFVLFDQLFELSDSEKMNLASLYYSQGNYIAAAKHYAQIKGDMATDATLKQAYALMSIQKYDQAAVVLAKLDKLKFENKENYYQIYAQVKMNLGKQEEALKLYQEALKYNADNAITLISIAQLAEQLKDYELAIEYYTRSAKHNDYRLNSLMRRSRIYLIQKKWSLAQADAQALLDSNIDKNSQAFAQHILQSIPK, encoded by the coding sequence ATGAAGTACCTATTCTACCTTTTCAGTCTGAGCCTCTTGGCTCTTGAGCCCAGTGTCCCACGCGAACAAAGTCGCCAGTACCAAGACATCATTGAACTGATCGCAAAAGAACCAAAAAAAGCACTCGATAAACTTCAGGCAATGGAGCCCTCGCGTTCCCCTGTATTTGATTACTTGCAGGGAAGCCTCTACCTCGATCAAAAGAATCAAAAATTGGCGATCTCTAGCTTTTTAACTGCCATCAAAAAACTCCCCGAATTCACTCGTGCCCATAAAGCTCTGGCCCATATATACCTCCAAGAAAATAACAATACCCTCGCACTCAAACATTTATCTGCAGTCATTCGCCAAGCTGCCGCTGACCTCAATACATGGAAAAATATTGCCTATATTCACATGAGCCTCGAAAATTGGCAAGCCGCTTGGTTTGCCTTCGAAAATGTCCGTCTTTTTGATCCCGAAAATAAAGAAATCAATAAATACTTTCTCGATATTCGCATGCACCAAGAAAACTACGCCGATGCCCTCATCATTGCCCGCGAAATACTCGACAAAAACCCTCAAAATCGCAATGTTTGGCTCAGCTATATCTCTTGCCTCAACCAAGTCGATAAAAGCGAAGAAGCCCTCATGAACTTTGTCTTATTTGACCAACTTTTTGAACTAAGTGACTCAGAAAAAATGAACTTGGCTAGCCTCTATTACTCTCAAGGCAACTACATAGCTGCGGCCAAACACTATGCACAAATAAAAGGTGATATGGCAACAGATGCCACACTCAAACAAGCCTACGCCCTCATGAGTATACAAAAATACGATCAAGCAGCAGTCGTCTTGGCTAAACTCGATAAGCTCAAATTTGAAAACAAAGAAAACTATTACCAAATCTACGCACAAGTAAAAATGAACTTAGGCAAACAAGAAGAAGCTCTCAAACTCTATCAAGAAGCCCTGAAATATAATGCCGACAATGCCATTACGCTCATTTCCATTGCGCAATTAGCCGAGCAATTAAAAGACTACGAACTTGCTATCGAATACTACACTCGCAGTGCTAAACACAATGACTATCGCCTCAATTCTCTTATGCGGAGATCGCGAATCTACCTCATTCAAAAAAAGTGGTCCCTTGCACAAGCTGATGCACAAGCTCTACTGGATTCTAATATCGACAAAAACTCCCAAGCCTTTGCTCAGCACATCCTCCAAAGCATCCCCAAATAA
- a CDS encoding prepilin-type N-terminal cleavage/methylation domain-containing protein, giving the protein MDKKKFTLIELLVVVAIIGILASLLLPSLSKAREKAKMATCKSNLKQLQIAYQLYFDDNDGYFPINSGSMSWSDNLNGYDGRNVAYADLNTNAAIFPTDGYSAGLYACPSDDVQRYFSGADGTGPQALTLSYALTRQVRGSVAGLYNNNRGISGFLNATPSEALKTKVSDILLPSQTISTFEYMSWDRCLGRSHLSQLELSSFFNNPTNIPHEGLDKSNYLFVDGHVESLNFFSTMVRTDGGSGSISDHQNTMWDAYK; this is encoded by the coding sequence ATGGACAAAAAGAAATTTACTCTCATCGAGCTACTCGTGGTTGTCGCCATTATTGGCATCCTCGCTTCGCTTCTTCTTCCTTCACTTAGTAAAGCTAGGGAAAAAGCTAAAATGGCCACATGTAAAAGTAACCTCAAGCAACTACAAATTGCCTACCAGCTGTATTTTGATGATAATGATGGCTACTTTCCCATCAATAGTGGATCTATGTCATGGAGTGATAATCTAAATGGCTATGATGGGAGAAATGTAGCCTATGCAGACCTCAATACTAACGCCGCGATATTCCCCACTGATGGTTATAGTGCTGGACTCTACGCTTGTCCCTCTGATGATGTCCAGCGCTATTTCTCCGGTGCCGATGGTACGGGTCCCCAAGCTTTGACTTTATCCTATGCTTTGACTCGACAAGTGAGAGGTTCTGTGGCGGGGTTATACAACAATAATCGTGGCATATCTGGCTTTTTAAACGCAACTCCATCAGAGGCCTTAAAGACAAAAGTTTCAGATATTCTCCTTCCTTCCCAAACGATTTCTACTTTTGAATACATGTCTTGGGATCGTTGCCTTGGGCGCAGTCATTTAAGTCAATTAGAACTCAGTAGTTTTTTCAATAATCCTACTAATATACCTCATGAGGGCTTAGATAAATCGAATTACTTATTTGTTGATGGACACGTCGAATCATTGAATTTTTTCTCGACTATGGTAAGAACTGATGGTGGCTCTGGATCAATCTCAGACCATCAAAACACCATGTGGGATGCTTATAAATAA
- a CDS encoding prepilin-type N-terminal cleavage/methylation domain-containing protein, with the protein MNKNKFTLIELLVVIAIIGILASLLLPSLGKAREKAKIAVCLNNLKQTGFSVTMYVDDNEGYYPYAAGNSGYGWDDFLSSYDGRDLTDAQITAGAGVNGRWGATFTDRSGGADHGASYRCPLDERTDGTYILRTYGPTQKGGNGYQGIYGVWDSRNISEINSTSKVSTFAENAAPLANNNNLRIHMGCSWEFSGIQASVFELNEPYHSDLKFNFLMADGHVTKMNLIQSLVTNDGSLATTSDVSGSTWDATR; encoded by the coding sequence ATGAATAAAAATAAATTCACTCTGATCGAACTACTCGTCGTCATCGCTATTATTGGCATACTGGCATCCCTTCTCCTTCCTTCACTAGGAAAAGCGCGTGAAAAAGCGAAAATCGCGGTGTGTCTAAATAATCTCAAACAAACAGGGTTTTCTGTCACCATGTACGTAGATGACAATGAAGGTTATTACCCCTACGCTGCTGGTAACTCAGGATATGGCTGGGATGATTTCCTAAGTTCTTATGACGGCAGAGATCTCACTGATGCGCAAATAACCGCAGGTGCTGGTGTAAATGGTCGCTGGGGGGCTACTTTCACAGATCGATCTGGTGGCGCAGATCATGGCGCAAGCTACAGATGCCCTCTTGATGAAAGAACTGATGGTACTTATATCCTCAGAACTTATGGCCCAACTCAAAAGGGAGGCAATGGTTATCAAGGGATTTACGGTGTGTGGGATTCTAGAAATATAAGTGAGATTAATAGTACATCTAAAGTCAGTACCTTTGCCGAAAATGCTGCCCCCTTGGCTAATAATAATAATCTCCGCATTCATATGGGCTGTTCTTGGGAATTTAGTGGTATACAAGCCAGTGTTTTTGAACTCAATGAGCCCTATCACTCCGATTTGAAATTTAACTTCCTGATGGCTGATGGCCATGTCACAAAAATGAATCTGATTCAATCACTCGTCACCAATGACGGCTCATTAGCTACGACTTCCGATGTGAGTGGTTCGACTTGGGATGCCACTCGCTAA
- a CDS encoding type II secretion system protein yields MKKQKFTLIELLVVIAIIGILGSLLLPTLGKARKKSQMSVCKSNMKQLHIAYMMYTDDNDDYFPFDTTNMSWNDHLAGYDGRNVDYADLNTNTPLSASQYSEGLYACPSDSVARAADTLTLSYSPTLLTIHGGSTINSGQRGITGLHWGSGAPVSLKTSEINQTSITLSTLEYMASNNTLGAAGRHPSLGGKSMVMPSTFLANPDNIPHEESGKSNFLFIDGHVASLTSQATLAISGGGVGTASATTGTMWDANK; encoded by the coding sequence ATGAAAAAACAAAAATTCACTCTCATCGAACTACTCGTTGTCATCGCCATTATTGGCATCCTCGGCTCCCTGCTTCTTCCGACTCTAGGTAAAGCCAGAAAAAAATCTCAAATGTCTGTTTGCAAAAGCAATATGAAACAATTACATATCGCATATATGATGTATACGGATGATAACGATGATTACTTCCCTTTTGACACAACTAATATGTCATGGAATGATCATTTAGCTGGATATGATGGCCGAAATGTTGACTATGCCGACCTCAATACTAATACGCCTCTAAGTGCGAGCCAGTATTCTGAAGGTTTATACGCCTGCCCTTCTGATTCTGTTGCACGCGCAGCTGATACACTAACTCTCTCTTATTCCCCTACTTTATTAACAATTCACGGTGGTAGTACTATTAACTCAGGACAGCGAGGAATCACTGGTTTACATTGGGGATCTGGTGCACCCGTCTCGCTAAAAACTAGTGAAATAAATCAGACCAGCATCACTCTATCTACTCTTGAATACATGGCTTCGAACAACACACTTGGAGCTGCAGGGCGTCACCCTTCTCTAGGTGGAAAAAGCATGGTAATGCCTAGTACTTTTTTAGCTAATCCCGATAATATCCCTCATGAAGAATCAGGGAAATCTAATTTCTTATTTATTGATGGCCACGTTGCATCACTGACTTCCCAGGCGACTCTCGCGATTAGCGGTGGTGGCGTGGGAACTGCTTCCGCAACAACGGGCACCATGTGGGATGCCAATAAATAG
- a CDS encoding energy transducer TonB, translated as MFAILFGSAFFLLLPFMNKANNPPEKIIEVREIPQFVKKKKAIKKTQSVPKKKILKKLKTPTPRPPTIEPIKPLNIKMDLAPISFASDIQFTPMSLTNDFNHDFDISPPIPAQSTASQAPSNSTSLDYSGVFELAEVDQQARRLKFVQPTYPRRAMQRGLTGTLSVEVLITKEGQVSTYKILESPHRGVFDKTCIKALLAENYKTALKNGRAVNSKRIINYDFRLK; from the coding sequence ATGTTCGCAATTTTATTTGGTTCCGCATTCTTCCTCCTGCTCCCCTTCATGAACAAAGCCAATAACCCCCCTGAAAAAATCATTGAAGTTAGAGAAATACCGCAATTTGTCAAAAAGAAAAAAGCTATTAAAAAAACTCAGTCCGTTCCCAAAAAGAAAATACTCAAAAAGCTTAAAACTCCCACACCAAGGCCTCCCACCATTGAGCCCATCAAACCATTAAATATAAAGATGGATTTAGCTCCTATTTCATTTGCTAGCGATATTCAATTCACCCCCATGAGCCTGACAAATGACTTCAATCATGACTTCGATATCAGCCCTCCTATCCCTGCTCAAAGCACGGCTTCTCAGGCTCCCTCTAATTCAACTAGCCTTGATTATAGCGGCGTCTTTGAATTAGCCGAAGTCGATCAACAAGCGCGTCGCCTCAAATTTGTTCAACCCACTTACCCACGTCGGGCCATGCAACGCGGCTTGACCGGAACTTTAAGCGTTGAAGTCCTGATCACTAAAGAAGGACAAGTCTCCACTTACAAAATTTTGGAATCTCCACATCGAGGGGTTTTTGATAAAACTTGCATCAAAGCCCTGCTCGCAGAAAACTACAAGACAGCCCTCAAAAATGGCCGTGCCGTCAATTCAAAAAGAATTATTAATTATGATTTTAGGTTAAAATAA
- a CDS encoding arylsulfatase: protein MLKHLIIYTLFLAFIPVSYSQDLKGTKPNIILILTDDQGKGQLGCQGHPWLETPNIDKLFSESTYFSDFHMSPTCAPSRAALLTGNVPFKNGVTHTGGARARMTLDVQTLPEILKGTGYTTGIFGKWHLGYEEAYQPGSRGFDEVFIHGYGGIGQPMDVPNNKYDNPIIRHNGKFVQTEGFCTDVFFDQALAWIKKSKDKPFFAYISTNAPHSPYVAPKSKRQKFAQYGYKKSDMGFYGMIENIDDNVGKLMAKIKAWELDEKTLIIFMSDNGFAELVTNKQKLGSKNGEDLFAYQGGLKGFKKTPNEGGTLVPAFFRWKGTLKEGQEIKNLSAHIDFLPTLVDLAGVKIEEKRDGQSLVPLLANADAKFAQRNLFFHIGRWGNNVGPEGSQYDKRPGRAGFAVRNTKFRLVNHEELYDIKSDPSEKNNVAEQYPEIVQEMQKSYDTWWSEVRPYMINEGHQKMEPNPFHLKYKEQLKTKDIPLWDVPQL from the coding sequence ATGTTAAAACACCTAATCATTTATACCCTGTTCCTTGCTTTCATACCGGTGTCTTATTCACAGGATTTAAAGGGAACTAAGCCCAATATTATATTGATTTTAACCGATGATCAGGGTAAGGGGCAGTTGGGCTGTCAGGGACATCCGTGGTTGGAAACGCCCAATATCGATAAGTTATTTAGTGAGAGCACTTATTTTTCTGACTTTCACATGAGTCCAACTTGTGCACCGAGTCGCGCCGCACTTTTGACGGGCAATGTGCCCTTTAAGAATGGCGTAACTCACACAGGCGGAGCCCGAGCGCGTATGACTTTAGATGTTCAAACCTTACCTGAAATATTAAAAGGAACAGGGTATACGACGGGTATATTTGGAAAATGGCATTTGGGTTACGAAGAGGCCTATCAACCGGGTTCCAGAGGTTTTGATGAAGTCTTTATTCACGGTTATGGCGGCATAGGTCAGCCCATGGATGTTCCCAATAATAAATATGACAATCCAATCATTCGTCACAATGGTAAGTTTGTTCAAACTGAGGGTTTCTGTACCGATGTCTTCTTTGATCAAGCCTTGGCATGGATTAAAAAATCTAAGGATAAACCCTTCTTTGCTTATATTAGTACCAATGCACCCCATAGTCCTTATGTTGCCCCCAAGTCAAAGCGTCAGAAATTTGCGCAGTATGGTTACAAAAAGAGTGACATGGGTTTTTACGGCATGATTGAAAATATTGACGATAATGTCGGCAAATTAATGGCAAAAATCAAGGCTTGGGAGCTCGATGAAAAGACCTTGATTATTTTTATGTCTGATAATGGTTTTGCAGAATTAGTGACTAATAAACAAAAGCTAGGTAGTAAAAATGGCGAAGATTTATTTGCCTATCAAGGTGGCTTGAAGGGCTTCAAAAAAACTCCAAATGAGGGGGGGACTTTAGTTCCCGCTTTCTTCCGTTGGAAAGGCACTCTGAAGGAGGGCCAAGAAATTAAAAATTTGAGTGCACACATAGACTTTTTACCTACGCTAGTGGACTTGGCTGGAGTCAAGATCGAGGAAAAGAGAGATGGTCAAAGTTTAGTGCCTCTCTTAGCAAATGCGGACGCAAAGTTTGCTCAGCGGAATTTGTTTTTTCATATAGGTCGCTGGGGAAATAATGTAGGCCCAGAGGGATCACAATATGATAAGAGACCTGGTCGAGCTGGATTTGCGGTACGCAATACGAAGTTTCGCTTGGTGAATCATGAAGAACTCTATGATATTAAAAGTGATCCATCAGAGAAAAATAATGTGGCTGAACAATACCCCGAAATAGTTCAAGAAATGCAAAAATCTTACGATACTTGGTGGTCTGAAGTCAGGCCCTATATGATTAATGAGGGCCATCAGAAGATGGAGCCGAATCCCTTTCATTTAAAATATAAAGAACAATTAAAGACTAAAGACATACCCTTATGGGATGTACCTCAACTCTAA